A region of the Muricauda sp. MAR_2010_75 genome:
TGATGGGGTCCGGGTAGATTCTACCTTTTTGCACATGCGGGAGTGGTTGAGCGTCATTAAAAATGGCGGAAAAGTGAGTTGTGGCATTAATGAAGGGTTTGATGAAGCTATTTCTGCCCACATGGCCGGACTTTCATGGAAATTGGGCCGTAAGATTGAATGGGATGCCGAGACCGAGACATTGAAACCCATTGAAGGCATCGATTTTGACCAAGTGCTTTTGGGCAATGGCAATTGGCACCCAGATTCTAAGCTGGTGGGGTAGGTACTACATGTTTACAAATTCAAATCCGGATAATGGGATATTTCTCAAATCGAACTCTGTTTCGTTGAGGAGTATCCCATGTTCCAAATAGGCCTTGAGGTTGGCCAGCCAAAATGTCCAGCCATTGCTACAACCATGGTGAATGTTCAATTTGCTGTCCTCATCCGTTGGAATTTCATGCTGCCTTAAAATAAGAAGTACGGCATTGTCATGGTCTTCGAGTGTCACCGAAACCTTACTGTTCGCAAAGGTAATCTCCAAAAAATCGGTTCCGTTGGCCTCTAGTACCCTTCCGGTTTCTTGCCCGTCCCAATTGTGCCATCTCCAAATGTATTCGTCCCCTGCTTGAACATTTTCATCGGGCTTTCGTTCCTTCCCTTCCGAAGTATAAATGGCCTCACTCAAAAACCAGGACGTTATACCTTCGGAAGTGCCCCAACACCAATAGAGTTTTTCTTTGGGTGCCTTAATGAAAATCTTTTTGGTAAACTGGTCAAATGTCAACTTGCTCATCGCTTTCGTTTAAATTCGTACTCATATAATTCGCGACCCAACTGCGCCAAAAATGGACTGCCTACTTCATCGTAATTGTAATCGTCATCGTTAAAAATTTCATTGCTGTTCACCAAAATGGTGGCATTGATGATAAAATCGATGTTGTTTTTGGTATCCTGAATATAGGCGCAGTCGGTTAGGGTGCCGTAGGCATATCCCACTTTGTTATATATTTTGATGTGCTCGGGCATAGGGTCATAGCTATCTCCAAACATGAAAAATTTTACATAGCTGTCGTAATATTCCTCCGGGTCGTACCCCAATTTGGCGGGAAGGGTATGCATGGCCTCCAACAAAAAATTACGTTGTTCTACGCTCAGGTTAAATCGCTGTTCTTTGGGAAAGGCTTCCGGAAAAATGATGCGTTTCAGCAATGCGTTCTGGGATTGGATGGGGAAATAGTTTTTTAGGGAGAAATTAAAGGGTTCCTTCTGAAGCAAATCATCTTCATAATACGCTTTCCCCTTTTTTATTCTTCGCAGTTTTAGTGGTTTTGCAGGGGTGTTGATGATAGGCTTGCTCAAAACCGTTGTGGAATCGTTCAAATAAACGATCAAGGGTTTGGTGGTTACATCATCCCCATTTGGTGCAGACAGTCTATGGGCAATTCGGATAGGCTGTACGCCTCTGTTCCGCATACGTTTGTTGAGGTCGTCCTGCCCTAAAAATTCAATCAGTCGGTTGTTGGCGGCATTGTCCGAAACCGCAAAGATTTCTGAAATGGCCTTGGCAAAGGTGGTTTCCACAGCATCACCTTCCACATAGAACCGGGTGTGCATGGAAAGGGAATCAATTTCGTTTAATTTTTCAAGAGTGGCCACGGCTGAAGGAAATTTGGCGGTACTGGCTGGATAAAAATAGTTGTCAGGATTTACTTGAAAATCAAAATCGGTAAAAAAGATACTGTCGTTCCTTCGGTCTATCTGGGTGTACCGTATTTGGAGTTCATGCGCCTTTAGGTTGTCCATCACCCGAGTGATCAATGGACTTTCTGAGCTGAGTGCTTTCTCCAAAGGGTCTGTGTAATTGACACTGCTGCAGGAGGCTGCAAAGAGCATCAACCCAAAAAATATAAACCTGCCCCACATGATGGATGTTGGATTTGTTCAGTGTTTGTCTACATAAATTTCGCCTCTATGCGGCTTTAGAATATCTCGTACTTCTTTCAGTTCAAATTCGGCTACCACAAGAAATGTTGTACTATGTGCTGGGCTAAAGTGTTCCACTCCGGTAATATCAAATTTCAACTCTTCAATCACGATAAACTCTTCAAGGTGCTTTTGATAGTGCTGCGCAATGCTCGCTGCACTGGGTCCCCTGAAATCCCAAATCAGTTTAATTTTTCGGTCTAAAGCTTTTTCCATGATGCTAAAGGTCTTTAACAGAGGTTCCGTTTTCGGCGAAGGCCTTAAAATCTTCCATATATTTTTTGGACTGTTTTTTAAATGCCCCTGGCATTAAAAAACCCATTAGTTTCATGCCAAAGCCTGAAAAGTGGAATTCACTTTCCGAAACCCACCGGGTTTTACCATCTTCCTCTTTAAAATAGTTTTTTTGAATGTTATGTACACCTTTGGTATCGTAGGTGGTATGCATTTCTTCGGGAAGATTTCTTTTTATAATGGTCTCCACCATGTCCATTTTTCGATTGCCCATTGTGTAACTCAGGGCCATCTGTGCACCTTCCTGCCCCGGATTTTTTGAAAGTTGTTCATAACCCACAAGTCCTCGTTGCCAGTGCTTCATGTTCTCGGGGTCATCAAGTTTTTTGATAAACTCATCACGGGGGAGCTCAACAATAATTTCCGTGGTATACTTCATTTTTTGATTGGTTTTGCACTAATGTAATAATTTCTTTGAAGGAATGGCCTACTAAAAATCTGTTAATGAGAAAGGAACCTACTTGTAAGGGATTTTGTAATTGTTATTTTTGCGGAATGCTTACGCTCCAAAAAAATAGTCTTTTCCTACTTTGCGTCATGGGTGCTCTTTTGGTTTCATCCTGCGAAGGCCTTTTTAATAAGGAGGAAGAGCGGGAACCACTGGCCAGGGTTGGTGATACCTACTTATACAAGGAAGACATTGCTTCCCTTATCCGTGATGATATGTCCGCCGAAGACAGCACCTTGTTTGTTACGGATTATATCAACAACTGGGCTTCCAAACAATTGTTGTTGTCCAAATCAAAAATTAATCTGTCCGAAGAGAAATTGGCGGAATTTGATCGTTTGGTGTCCAACTACCGCTCGGATTTGTATACAAGGGCCTATATTGAGGCATTGGTGCTCCAAGCCCAGGATACGGCAGTGACCAACTCCCAGCTTCAACAATACTATGAGCGGGAAAAGGAAAACTTTAAACTCAACGAAAAGTTGGTACAACTGCGGTTTGTGGGTATGTCCGAACAATTTTTGGACAAGGATCAAGTAAAGGCACGGATCAGGGATTGGAAACAAAGTGATAAGACCTATTTGGATTCCATTGCCGTACAGTTCAAAAAAATGCATTTCAATGATTCCATTTGGGTAAGTGCCTCCAGGGTCATTGAAGAAATACCACCCTTAACTCCTGTAAATGAGGCGACCTACTTAAAAAAATCACAATTTTTTGAGTTACAAGATTCGTTAGAGGTATATTTGGGAATGGTGACCAATGTGTTGGAAGTCAATGACACGGCTCCCTTTGAGTACATTGCTCCGGATATACGGCAACTTATTTTGAACCGACGAAGGTTGGATTATGTAAAAAAACTTGAAACCGAGATTATAGATGAAGCTATTAAGAAGAATGAATTTGAGGTTTATGACAAAGAAAAATAGAATTGTAACGGCCATGGCCGTTTTTGCCGCCATAGGTATGCTGCGAGCACAAGATTTGGACGAATCCATGGCAGTTAATGACACCACCAGTAACTCCAACAAAGTGAAATTGGATGGTATTGCTGCGGTTATTGGGGATTATGTGATTTTGGAATCGGACATTGACAAAACCTTGATCGATTTAAAAAGTCAGGGTGCATCAACCCAAGACATTACCCGTTGCAGTCTTTTGGGGAAATTGATGGAAGACCGATTGTACGCGCACCAAGCAGTACAGGATAGTTTATTGGTTTCCGATGATCAGGTAAATGCCACAAGCGATGGGCAGATTCAGCAACTCACCCAACAGATTGGTAGTGTGGAAAAAATGCTGAAGTACTACAACAAACCAGACATGGAAAGCTTTAGGCAAGAACTCTTTGAAATCAACAAACTACGCATGCTCTCCGAAAAAATGCAGAGCAAGATTGTTGAGGAAATTGAAGTGACCCCGGAAGAAGTACGCCAGTTTTTCAATAAGATTCCAGAGGATGAAAGACCAGTTTTTGGTGCTGAATTGGAGATTGCCCAGATTGTAAAGCAACCAGAGGCACCAGAGGAGGAAAAACAGAAGGTCATCAATCAACTAAAGGAAATCAGACAGGATGTGCTTGAAAATGATGCCAGTTTCAATGTTAAGGCCATTCTGTATTCCCAAGACCCTGGGTCAAAATCCAAGGGAGGATTTTACAGCATGACTCGTGAAACGCCTTTCGTTAAGGAATTTAAGGATGTGGCGTTCAGTCTTCAGGAAGGTGAGATTTCTGAACCCTTCAAGACCGATTTTGGATATCACATCATCTATATTGAGAAAATTAGAGGTCAAGAAGTTGATCTTAGGCATATTTTGTTGATACCTGAAATTCCCAAAGAATCCATTGAAAAAGCTGTGCAGGAGTTGGATACCATTCGCCAACAGATTTTGGATGGCAAATATACCTTTGCCGAGGCTGCGCTAAATTTTTCGGATGAGAAAGAGACCAAGTTTGATGGTGGACTGTTACGGAACCCTATCAATTTTGACTCCCGTTTTGAATTGACCAAAATGGACCCCACACTCTACAATCAAGTACGGAACATAAAGGATGGTGAAATATCAAAACCCATCCGCGAGGATGATCCTAGGGGAGGGGCACCAAAGTTCAAGATCATGAAGATTTCCAACCGTTTTGATGAGCATAAGGCGGATTTTGCAAAAGACTACCTAAAGATTCAAGAATTGGCACTTCGCGAGAAACAGTTCAAGGCAATCAAAGAATGGATGGATGAACATATAGAGGACACCTATATCCACGTAAACACCGAAAACAAGGACTGCGATTTTGCAAACAACTGGGTAAAGGAATAAATACATGTCAGACGTTACAGCCGTTGAAAATCTTGTAAAAAAACATAAAGCCTTAAAAAAAGAGATTGCCAAGGTCATAGTGGGCCAAGAAAAGGTAATCGAACAGATTTTGCTCTCCATTTATACTGGGGGGCATTCGCTGCTGATTGGAGTTCCGGGTTTGGCAAAGACGCTAATGGTCAATACCATTGCACAGACTTTGGGGCTCGATTTTAAACGCATACAGTTTACCCCGGACTTGATGCCCAGCGACATTTTAGGGAGTGAAGTTTTAGATCAAAACCGGAACTTTAAATTTATCATGGGCCCTGTTTTTGGAAACATCATCTTAGCGGATGAGATCAACCGGACACCACCCAAGACCCAAGCTGCCCTTTTGGAGGCCATGCAAGAACGGGCCGTGACCATTGCGGGAAAACAATATAAGCTCAATCGTCCTTATTTTGTATTGGCTACCCAGAATCCTATTGAGCAGGAGGGGACCTATCCACTGCCAGAGGCCCAGTTGGACCGTTTTATGTTCGCTATTGAACTGCAGTATCCATCCATTGCGGAGGAAATCCAAGTGGTAAAATCCACCACAACGGATGATGAGGTTGAAATCGAAACCCTTTTCACTGCCGATGAAATTATTGAAGTGCAACATTTGGTACGGAGAATCCCTGTGCCGGACAATGTGGTGGATTACACCGTTCGATTGGTGCATAGCACACGGCCCGTTTTGGAAGGAGCATCAGATTTTGTAAACAATTATGTGGATTGGGGCGCAGGACCACGAGCATCCCAAAACCTTGTGCTTGCCGCAAAAGCCCATGCTGCCATACACGGAAAATTTTCTCCGGACATTGAGGATGTAAAAGCAGTGTCATTGGGAATTCTTCGCCATAGAATCCTAAAAAACTACAAGGCGGAGGCCGAGGGAATTTCTGAGGAACGGATTATCTCGGAATTGTTGTAAATATCAAATCTTCTCTACTATTTAAGCCAATTCTAATTCCGAAATCGTAGGTATTTTAGTAAATTTACAAAATTACTAAAATCTTAAAACTCGATTATAGAATGGCATTTGATATTGACATGATTAAGGGCGTCTACGCTTCCATGGGGGAGCGTGTGGACAAGGCCCGGGAGTTGGTGGGGAAACCGCTTACCCTTGCGGAGAAAATATTGTATTCACATTTATGGGATGGAATGCCCACCAAGGAATTTATTAGAGGAAAGGATTATGTTGATTTTGCCCCAGATAGAATAGCTTGCCAAGATGCCACAGCACAGATGGCTCTGTTGCAGTTTATGCAGGCAGGTAAAGATAAAGTGGCCGTGCCCACAACCGTGCATTGCGACCACTTGATTCAGGCCAAGGATGGTGCTGCATCAGACTTAAAGCATGCCAACGAGACCAGTAAGGAAGTATTTGATTTCCTTGGGTCCGTATCCAATAAATATGGAATAGGATTCTGGAAACCCGGAGCTGGTATTATTCACCAAGTGGTTTTGGAAAACTACGCATTCCCTGGCGGAATGATGATTGGAACCGACTCGCACACCGTAAATGCCGGTGGGTTGGGAATGGTGGCCATTGGTGTTGGTGGAGCCGATGCAGTGGATGTTATGGCCGGAATGGCTTGGGAATTGAAGTTCCCTAAGTTGATAGGGGTTAAATTGACAGGGAAACTATCTGGATGGACCGCGCCCAAGGATGTTATTCTAAAAGTGGCCGAAATTCTTACTGTAAAAGGTGGAACAGGAGCCATTGTGGAATATTTTGGTCCAGGAGCAACCTCAATGTCATGTACCGGTAAAGGAACCATCTGCAACATGGGTGCCGAGATCGGCGCAACTACATCAACCTTTGGCTATGACGAATCCATGGAGCGTTACCTAAGAGCTACCGATAGGGAAGATGTTGCTGATGAGGCCAATAAAGTAAAAGAACACTTAACGGCGGACCCTGAGGTGTATGCAAACCCTGAGGATTATTTTGACCAGGTAATTGAAATCAACTTAACGGAATTGATGCCATTGCTCAATGGTCCTTTTACCCCAGATTTGGCCACTGAAGTGGGCACCATGACTGAAAAAGCCGAAAAAAATGGATGGCCATTGGCGGTTGAATGGGGATTGATAGGTTCCTGTACCAACTCTTCCTATGAAGATTTGTCTAGGGCTTCTTCCATTGCGCAACAAGCATTGGACAAAAAATTAAAGACAAAAGCTGAATTTGGAATCAACCCAGGTTCGGAACAGGTGAGATATACTACCGAGCGTGACGGTATTCTACAAATATTTGAAAAATTGGATGCCAAGATTTTCACCAACGCTTGCGGACCATGTATTGGTCAGTGGGGCCGTTATGAAGATCCAAAGAACGCACCAAAGAACAGTATCGTGCATTCCTTCAACCGTAACTTTGCAAAGCGCGCGGATGGTAACCCGAACACACACGCGTTTGTTGCTTCACCAGAAATGACAGCCGCCATTGCCATTGCGGGTCGTTTGGATTTTAACCCATTGACCGACAAATTAATCAATGAGGATGGAGAAGAAGTGATGTTGGATGAGCCAACAGGATGGGAATTGCCTCCAAAAGGTTTTGAAGTGAAAGACAATGGTTATGTAGACCCTGTTGAAGATGGAAGTAAGGTAGATGTGGTCGTTGCCGAAGGCTCTGAAAGATTGCAATTGTTGGAACCCTTTGAACCCATCACTCCAGCAAGTCTTCAAGGGATGAAGCTGTTGATCAAAGCTTTCGGAAAATGTACCACAGACCACATTTCCATGGCAGGACCGTGGTTGCGTTTTAGAGGGCATTTGGATAATATCGCCAACAACACTTTGATTGGTGCAGTCAATGCATTCAACCAAAAAACCAATTTTGTGAAGAATCAGTTGACGGGCGAATACGAAGGAGTTCCTGATGCACAAAGAGCTTACAAGAAAGCTGGAATCAAAACCATTGTTGTGGGTGATCATAATTATGGCGAAGGGTCTTCCAGAGAGCATGCAGCCATGCAACCCAGACATTTGGGTGTGGCGGCTGTGTTAGTAAAATCGTTTGCAAGGATTCACGAGACCAACCTGAAAAAACAGGGAATGTTGGCTTTGACCTTTGTCAATGAAAACGATTATGACCTTATTCAGGAAGATGATACCTTTAATTTCTTGGATATAGATGCCTTTGCTCCAGACAAGCCTTTGACCATAGAGATTGTCCATGCAGATGGCAGTAAGGATACCATAAAAGTGAATCATTCGTACAATAATGCACAGATAAAATGGTTCAATGAAGGCTCTGCCTTGAACCTTATCAAAAAAGAGAATGCTTAAATTTTTTTAAGATTATTCAATAAAACTCCTGATATTGGCAAGATATCAGGAGTTTTTAATTTTAACCCAAATCCAAAGAATGAAAATCAGTAAAAAGACCGTACTCAATATTCTGTTAATCCTTTTTGTACTCTCTTTTTTTGTAACCCCTTTGGGCCATTATGGCAAAATATTCCTGAATCGATTGCTTGCTTTTTCACCTCCAGTGATCGAAGAATCCCAACAGGAAAAAATCAACGACTACGATTGGCGGCTGAAAGACGAGGATTGGGACTTTTTCAATTTTGAAAAATCAAAGGGAAATGTAGTCTTTATCAATCTGTGGGCTTCTTGGCGATTGCCCAGTGAAGCAGAACTTGCAAGTATTCAGGATCTTTACGACCAATACAAGGGTAAGATGGATTTCTACATCATTACCAATGAGGATAGACCTCCAGTGGAAGCATTCATGGAAGAACACGAATTTACATTTCCAGTTACATATCTAATAATTGGTGAGAAAATGCCCATCAGTCCAGAAAAAGTACCTTCCTCATATCTCATTGATAAATCTGGGAATATTGTCATTCACAAAGAGGGGATTGCCGATTGGAGCAATCGCAAAATTTACAAACTGTTGGACGAACTTATTGCTGAATAAACGTTATGAGACTTTCCAAGGAACAGATCAGTAATGGCATTTGGATTTTAGCCATTGTTTTGATCATTTTTACCCCAGTTGGGTTCCATCTTAAGGTTTTGGTGAGCAAACTTATCGCTACCAGTGCGGATGTGGTTGAGGTTGATGAACAAAATACGCTCAAGAATTACCATTGGAACTTGGTGACCGCAGAAGGCAAACGAATGGATTTTCAATCCAAAAAAGGAGAAGTGGTATTGGTCAATTTTTGGGCTACTTGGTGTCCACCTTGTATTGCCGAGCTACCCAGTTTGGTTGATCTGCATGAAGATTATGGAGATAAGGTGGCTTTTGCTTTTGTGGCCAGCGATGAGCGTGATAAAGTATCGACTTTTCTGGAAAAAAAAGGATATCACCTCCCCGTTTATTTTGAAACATCCCGAACTCCTGATGAATTAATTTCGAAAAGCATTCCCGCTACCTATGTTATCAGCAAATCGGGTAAAATTGTGGTGGATGAAAAAGGGGCCGTCAATTGGAATTCAACGCACACAAGAACACTTTTGGACAGCCTTCTTCTGGAATAGCTTATTTTTTAAAGTATTTAAAGGGAACAAAGAGCATCCCAAAGCACTCTCCATCTTCCTTGCCCAAATGTTTATGGTGCATTTTATGGGCACGACGTACACCACGGGCATACCAATTGTTGGCATTTCTGAATATCTTAAAGCGTTGGTGGATGAAAATATCATGCACCAGAAAATAAGCGATCCCGTAGGCTAAAATGCCAAATCCCAGCGGCCATCCGTACCAGAACCAAGTGTAGTTGCCCAAGAAGAATAAGGTCATGCTAACCACAGCGTAGAACAAGAAAAAGGCATCGTTTCGCTCAAACCAAGAGTCGTGGTCTTTTTTATGATGGTCCCTATGGAGGCTCCATAGAAATCCATGCATTACATATTTATGGGTAAACCACGCCATGAATTCCATAAAACAGAATGTAGCCAAAAAAATTCCTATCCAAAGTGCTATTTTCATTGTACCAATTGTAGTTTATAATTTAGGTAGGATTGTGCCAAAAGTCCAAATTTTTGGTAATTGGGCACACGGATACGGGCATTTTTTATTTCCAGGGGGGGAGTGTTCTGTAACTTATTCAACAGTTTTTTGTAATAGCAATAGGCCGTATAGACCCCAAATTTGGCTTGTTCAGGGAGTTTTATAATGCCAGAATACCCAATGGCAAAATCAGCTTTGATTTCGTTTACGATGCGTTTTTTGGAGGCTTCATCCAATTCCATCAAATTGGTATTGGGGAAATAGGTACGGTTAAGGTCTTCATGATCTGCTTTCAAATCCCTTAGGAAGTTTACTTTTTGAAAGGCGGAACCCAGCGCCATGGCAGATTCCTTCAATTCCTCATATTTTTCTTTGTTTCCATTGACAAAGACGCAGAGGCACATCAACCCTACCACGTCTGCAGAACCATAAATATAATCTCTATACTCATCGAAGGTCTCATACCTCTTTTTGGTCAAATCCATCCGCATACTTTTCATAAACGATTCCACCAAATGGTGTGGAATGTCATATTTGTGATAGGTATGCTGGAACGAATTTAAAATAGGATTTAAACTAATTTTGCTGGCAATGGCCTGTTCCATATCGCTTTCAAAATCATTAAAAAGCTGTTCTTTGTTGTAGTCATGGAAGGTATCCACAATTTCATCGGCAAAACGGACAAATCCGTAGATGTTGTAAATATCTGCTCTAATGGAAGGGGCCAACATTTTGGTGGCCAGGGCAAAAGAGGTGCTGTAGGATTGGGTAACAATCTTGCTGCAGTTGTAGGATACATTGTCAAAAATAGTTTTCATCCTTTTAGGTTTTTAATGATTAAATCAGAAACCAATTTCCCCGAGATGAGTGCCGGTGGCACCCCTGGTCCCGGAACGGTAAGCTGACCGGTAAAGAACAGGTTCTTTACCTTGCTACTTTTGAGGTTA
Encoded here:
- a CDS encoding SRPBCC domain-containing protein, whose product is MSKLTFDQFTKKIFIKAPKEKLYWCWGTSEGITSWFLSEAIYTSEGKERKPDENVQAGDEYIWRWHNWDGQETGRVLEANGTDFLEITFANSKVSVTLEDHDNAVLLILRQHEIPTDEDSKLNIHHGCSNGWTFWLANLKAYLEHGILLNETEFDLRNIPLSGFEFVNM
- a CDS encoding serine hydrolase, coding for MWGRFIFFGLMLFAASCSSVNYTDPLEKALSSESPLITRVMDNLKAHELQIRYTQIDRRNDSIFFTDFDFQVNPDNYFYPASTAKFPSAVATLEKLNEIDSLSMHTRFYVEGDAVETTFAKAISEIFAVSDNAANNRLIEFLGQDDLNKRMRNRGVQPIRIAHRLSAPNGDDVTTKPLIVYLNDSTTVLSKPIINTPAKPLKLRRIKKGKAYYEDDLLQKEPFNFSLKNYFPIQSQNALLKRIIFPEAFPKEQRFNLSVEQRNFLLEAMHTLPAKLGYDPEEYYDSYVKFFMFGDSYDPMPEHIKIYNKVGYAYGTLTDCAYIQDTKNNIDFIINATILVNSNEIFNDDDYNYDEVGSPFLAQLGRELYEYEFKRKR
- a CDS encoding SRPBCC family protein; the encoded protein is MKYTTEIIVELPRDEFIKKLDDPENMKHWQRGLVGYEQLSKNPGQEGAQMALSYTMGNRKMDMVETIIKRNLPEEMHTTYDTKGVHNIQKNYFKEEDGKTRWVSESEFHFSGFGMKLMGFLMPGAFKKQSKKYMEDFKAFAENGTSVKDL
- a CDS encoding peptidyl-prolyl cis-trans isomerase, with protein sequence MGALLVSSCEGLFNKEEEREPLARVGDTYLYKEDIASLIRDDMSAEDSTLFVTDYINNWASKQLLLSKSKINLSEEKLAEFDRLVSNYRSDLYTRAYIEALVLQAQDTAVTNSQLQQYYEREKENFKLNEKLVQLRFVGMSEQFLDKDQVKARIRDWKQSDKTYLDSIAVQFKKMHFNDSIWVSASRVIEEIPPLTPVNEATYLKKSQFFELQDSLEVYLGMVTNVLEVNDTAPFEYIAPDIRQLILNRRRLDYVKKLETEIIDEAIKKNEFEVYDKEK
- a CDS encoding peptidylprolyl isomerase translates to MTKKNRIVTAMAVFAAIGMLRAQDLDESMAVNDTTSNSNKVKLDGIAAVIGDYVILESDIDKTLIDLKSQGASTQDITRCSLLGKLMEDRLYAHQAVQDSLLVSDDQVNATSDGQIQQLTQQIGSVEKMLKYYNKPDMESFRQELFEINKLRMLSEKMQSKIVEEIEVTPEEVRQFFNKIPEDERPVFGAELEIAQIVKQPEAPEEEKQKVINQLKEIRQDVLENDASFNVKAILYSQDPGSKSKGGFYSMTRETPFVKEFKDVAFSLQEGEISEPFKTDFGYHIIYIEKIRGQEVDLRHILLIPEIPKESIEKAVQELDTIRQQILDGKYTFAEAALNFSDEKETKFDGGLLRNPINFDSRFELTKMDPTLYNQVRNIKDGEISKPIREDDPRGGAPKFKIMKISNRFDEHKADFAKDYLKIQELALREKQFKAIKEWMDEHIEDTYIHVNTENKDCDFANNWVKE
- a CDS encoding MoxR family ATPase, giving the protein MSDVTAVENLVKKHKALKKEIAKVIVGQEKVIEQILLSIYTGGHSLLIGVPGLAKTLMVNTIAQTLGLDFKRIQFTPDLMPSDILGSEVLDQNRNFKFIMGPVFGNIILADEINRTPPKTQAALLEAMQERAVTIAGKQYKLNRPYFVLATQNPIEQEGTYPLPEAQLDRFMFAIELQYPSIAEEIQVVKSTTTDDEVEIETLFTADEIIEVQHLVRRIPVPDNVVDYTVRLVHSTRPVLEGASDFVNNYVDWGAGPRASQNLVLAAKAHAAIHGKFSPDIEDVKAVSLGILRHRILKNYKAEAEGISEERIISELL
- a CDS encoding aconitate hydratase, producing MAFDIDMIKGVYASMGERVDKARELVGKPLTLAEKILYSHLWDGMPTKEFIRGKDYVDFAPDRIACQDATAQMALLQFMQAGKDKVAVPTTVHCDHLIQAKDGAASDLKHANETSKEVFDFLGSVSNKYGIGFWKPGAGIIHQVVLENYAFPGGMMIGTDSHTVNAGGLGMVAIGVGGADAVDVMAGMAWELKFPKLIGVKLTGKLSGWTAPKDVILKVAEILTVKGGTGAIVEYFGPGATSMSCTGKGTICNMGAEIGATTSTFGYDESMERYLRATDREDVADEANKVKEHLTADPEVYANPEDYFDQVIEINLTELMPLLNGPFTPDLATEVGTMTEKAEKNGWPLAVEWGLIGSCTNSSYEDLSRASSIAQQALDKKLKTKAEFGINPGSEQVRYTTERDGILQIFEKLDAKIFTNACGPCIGQWGRYEDPKNAPKNSIVHSFNRNFAKRADGNPNTHAFVASPEMTAAIAIAGRLDFNPLTDKLINEDGEEVMLDEPTGWELPPKGFEVKDNGYVDPVEDGSKVDVVVAEGSERLQLLEPFEPITPASLQGMKLLIKAFGKCTTDHISMAGPWLRFRGHLDNIANNTLIGAVNAFNQKTNFVKNQLTGEYEGVPDAQRAYKKAGIKTIVVGDHNYGEGSSREHAAMQPRHLGVAAVLVKSFARIHETNLKKQGMLALTFVNENDYDLIQEDDTFNFLDIDAFAPDKPLTIEIVHADGSKDTIKVNHSYNNAQIKWFNEGSALNLIKKENA
- a CDS encoding TlpA disulfide reductase family protein, whose translation is MKISKKTVLNILLILFVLSFFVTPLGHYGKIFLNRLLAFSPPVIEESQQEKINDYDWRLKDEDWDFFNFEKSKGNVVFINLWASWRLPSEAELASIQDLYDQYKGKMDFYIITNEDRPPVEAFMEEHEFTFPVTYLIIGEKMPISPEKVPSSYLIDKSGNIVIHKEGIADWSNRKIYKLLDELIAE
- a CDS encoding TlpA disulfide reductase family protein; this encodes MRLSKEQISNGIWILAIVLIIFTPVGFHLKVLVSKLIATSADVVEVDEQNTLKNYHWNLVTAEGKRMDFQSKKGEVVLVNFWATWCPPCIAELPSLVDLHEDYGDKVAFAFVASDERDKVSTFLEKKGYHLPVYFETSRTPDELISKSIPATYVISKSGKIVVDEKGAVNWNSTHTRTLLDSLLLE
- a CDS encoding sterol desaturase family protein, giving the protein MKIALWIGIFLATFCFMEFMAWFTHKYVMHGFLWSLHRDHHKKDHDSWFERNDAFFLFYAVVSMTLFFLGNYTWFWYGWPLGFGILAYGIAYFLVHDIFIHQRFKIFRNANNWYARGVRRAHKMHHKHLGKEDGECFGMLFVPFKYFKK
- a CDS encoding phytoene/squalene synthase family protein — encoded protein: MKTIFDNVSYNCSKIVTQSYSTSFALATKMLAPSIRADIYNIYGFVRFADEIVDTFHDYNKEQLFNDFESDMEQAIASKISLNPILNSFQHTYHKYDIPHHLVESFMKSMRMDLTKKRYETFDEYRDYIYGSADVVGLMCLCVFVNGNKEKYEELKESAMALGSAFQKVNFLRDLKADHEDLNRTYFPNTNLMELDEASKKRIVNEIKADFAIGYSGIIKLPEQAKFGVYTAYCYYKKLLNKLQNTPPLEIKNARIRVPNYQKFGLLAQSYLNYKLQLVQ